A single region of the Microlunatus panaciterrae genome encodes:
- a CDS encoding alpha-L-fucosidase, with the protein MVQPAVAEGPFRPSFESLREFSCPAWFRDAKFGIWSHWGAQSVPMFGDWYARHLYCEGTDQYRHHLRTYGHPSAVGYKDLVKLWKAEQFDAEDLMDRFVAAGARYFVGQAMHHDNFFNYDSALHSWNSVQMGPGKDITGLWKAAADSRGLPFGLTEHLGATFSWWRYNKGSDRQGPYAGVPYDGNDPAFEDLYLANQEHYDPRAEGFPIEPWYTANERWHQHWLAVMKEVIDRYQPDLLYSDGPLPFGEHGYAAGLEAVAHLYNTSAARHGGVNQAVYNQKDRNPEVYSVGILDIERSQEPDIKPEPWQTDTSVGDWFYNVRDVYKTPGHVIEMLIDIVAKNGNLLLNLPQRPDGTLDQECLYLLDELAAWTAICGEGIYGTRPFRVSGEGRSGVRIEGFVEDAVAWTSDDFRFTRKGNTLYAFQMRWPDDGRAIIRTLTPADRVTSVRLLGAGPVEFEQAGGVLVATLPEKRPTAYAHCLAVELERID; encoded by the coding sequence ATGGTGCAGCCAGCAGTCGCCGAAGGTCCGTTCCGCCCCAGCTTCGAGTCGCTGCGCGAGTTCAGCTGCCCGGCCTGGTTCCGTGATGCCAAGTTCGGGATCTGGTCGCACTGGGGTGCCCAGTCGGTGCCGATGTTCGGAGACTGGTACGCCCGGCACCTCTACTGCGAGGGCACCGACCAGTACCGGCACCATCTCCGGACGTACGGCCACCCGTCGGCGGTCGGCTACAAGGACCTGGTCAAGCTGTGGAAGGCCGAGCAGTTCGACGCCGAGGACCTGATGGACCGGTTCGTTGCAGCCGGCGCCCGGTACTTCGTCGGTCAGGCCATGCATCATGACAACTTTTTCAACTACGACTCGGCCCTGCACAGCTGGAACTCGGTGCAGATGGGCCCGGGCAAGGACATCACCGGTCTCTGGAAGGCCGCCGCGGACAGCCGCGGGCTGCCGTTCGGCCTGACCGAGCATCTCGGTGCCACCTTCAGCTGGTGGCGCTACAACAAGGGCAGCGACCGGCAGGGACCGTACGCCGGAGTGCCATACGACGGCAATGACCCCGCGTTCGAGGATCTCTATCTGGCCAACCAGGAGCACTACGACCCCCGGGCCGAGGGATTTCCGATCGAGCCCTGGTACACGGCGAACGAGCGCTGGCACCAGCACTGGCTGGCGGTGATGAAGGAGGTCATCGACCGCTACCAGCCCGACCTGCTCTACTCCGACGGGCCGCTGCCGTTCGGCGAGCACGGCTACGCCGCCGGCCTGGAGGCCGTGGCGCATCTCTACAACACCAGCGCTGCGCGGCACGGTGGCGTCAACCAGGCCGTCTACAACCAGAAGGACCGCAACCCCGAGGTCTACTCGGTCGGCATCCTCGACATCGAGCGCAGCCAGGAGCCCGACATCAAGCCGGAGCCCTGGCAGACCGACACCTCGGTAGGTGACTGGTTCTACAACGTCCGCGACGTCTACAAGACCCCCGGCCACGTCATCGAGATGCTCATCGACATCGTGGCGAAGAACGGGAACCTGCTGCTCAACCTGCCGCAGCGGCCGGACGGCACCCTGGACCAGGAGTGCCTGTACCTCCTCGACGAGCTGGCCGCCTGGACCGCGATCTGCGGCGAGGGCATCTATGGCACCCGCCCGTTCCGGGTCTCCGGCGAGGGGCGCAGCGGGGTGCGGATCGAGGGCTTCGTCGAGGACGCGGTCGCCTGGACCAGTGACGACTTCCGGTTCACCCGCAAGGGCAACACCCTGTACGCCTTCCAGATGCGCTGGCCAGACGATGGTCGGGCCATCATCCGGACGCTGACGCCGGCGGATCGCGTCACCTCGGTGCGGTTGCTCGGGGCCGGTCCGGTGGAGTTCGAGCAGGCGGGTGGCGTCCTGGTGGCCACGCTGCCGGAGAAGCGTCCGACCGCCTACGCGCACTGTCTGGCGGTCGAGCTGGAGCGGATCGACTAG
- a CDS encoding cation transporter: MSNTTVQGDPRRATLVRRIRFLVLFTITYNVIEAVVALLAGRSASSSALLGFGLDSVIEVSSALAVAWQFSRDDHEARERTTLRVISFAFFALAAFVAFEALRSILTGEPAEHSTVGIALAAVSLMVMPTVSYLQRRTGKELGSSSAVADSKQTLLCTYMSGALLVGLLLNSAVGWWWADPFAGLAIAGLAVREGIEAWKGESCCSAEALFERGDDEAGAESQPCGPDCNC, translated from the coding sequence GTGAGCAACACGACCGTTCAGGGGGATCCGCGTCGCGCCACCCTGGTCCGGCGCATCCGGTTCCTCGTACTGTTCACGATCACCTACAACGTCATCGAGGCGGTTGTTGCGCTGCTGGCTGGAAGGTCCGCGTCATCGAGCGCGCTGCTCGGTTTCGGGCTCGACTCCGTGATCGAGGTGTCCTCGGCGCTGGCAGTGGCCTGGCAGTTCTCCCGGGATGATCATGAAGCCAGGGAGCGGACGACCCTGCGCGTCATCTCCTTCGCATTCTTCGCATTGGCTGCGTTCGTCGCGTTCGAAGCCCTCCGAAGCATTCTGACCGGAGAACCCGCCGAGCACTCGACGGTCGGCATTGCGCTGGCCGCGGTCAGCCTGATGGTCATGCCGACCGTCTCGTACCTGCAGCGCAGAACCGGAAAGGAGCTGGGATCCAGTTCGGCTGTGGCGGACTCGAAGCAGACGTTGCTCTGCACCTACATGTCCGGCGCATTGCTGGTGGGCCTGCTGCTCAACAGTGCAGTCGGCTGGTGGTGGGCCGATCCCTTCGCCGGACTGGCGATCGCCGGCCTGGCCGTTCGGGAGGGCATCGAGGCATGGAAAGGCGAGAGCTGCTGCTCAGCCGAGGCGTTGTTCGAACGCGGTGATGATGAGGCCGGGGCCGAGTCACAGCCCTGCGGCCCAGACTGCAACTGCTGA
- a CDS encoding FUSC family protein — MKLRAFDLTERTARAGRDTAHRRVQRWRSRIFMITQCAVTAGLAWWLAQTVIGHRLPFFAPVAAIICLGFTFGQRLRRGIEVAIGVAVGVFIGDVFVTYFGTGVWQIIVVCLLAMSIASLVGAGNLTIIQAGVQSIIIITLVPDPNQAFGRWLDAVIGCALAMLVATIAPSAPVRRPRLLAAGFLLEMAATLRAVDQALREGDRDAGDAVLEQARRGQDQIVELDEAVSEGLAVVRFSPFRRGQLPAVQGYADLLAPLDRGNRNLRVLARRCAIALWRGETVPLAYLVLLTSVAEVVDFMAGELYERRLPVAARDRLTALGRESSRLKLAESLSAIVILAQVRSLLCDLLELTGLTYAEAREAIPEMD; from the coding sequence ATGAAGTTGCGCGCATTCGACCTGACCGAGCGCACTGCCAGGGCCGGACGCGACACCGCGCATCGCCGGGTGCAGCGCTGGCGGTCGCGGATTTTCATGATCACCCAGTGCGCAGTCACGGCCGGGCTGGCCTGGTGGCTGGCCCAGACAGTCATCGGACACCGGCTGCCGTTCTTCGCCCCGGTGGCAGCGATCATCTGCCTGGGCTTCACCTTCGGTCAGCGCCTCCGTCGCGGGATCGAGGTCGCGATCGGGGTGGCCGTCGGGGTCTTCATCGGCGACGTGTTCGTCACGTACTTCGGCACCGGGGTGTGGCAGATCATCGTCGTCTGCCTGCTCGCCATGTCGATCGCCTCGCTGGTCGGCGCCGGCAACCTGACCATCATTCAGGCGGGTGTGCAGTCCATCATCATCATCACCCTGGTGCCTGACCCCAACCAGGCCTTCGGTCGCTGGCTGGATGCGGTGATCGGCTGTGCACTCGCCATGTTGGTGGCGACCATCGCCCCCAGTGCCCCGGTGCGCCGGCCACGGCTGCTGGCTGCCGGGTTCCTGCTGGAGATGGCCGCAACGCTGAGGGCGGTCGACCAGGCGCTGCGGGAGGGCGACCGGGACGCAGGTGACGCCGTGCTGGAGCAGGCCCGCCGCGGGCAGGACCAGATCGTCGAGCTGGACGAGGCCGTCTCCGAGGGCCTGGCTGTCGTGCGCTTCTCCCCGTTCCGACGGGGCCAGCTGCCGGCCGTCCAGGGCTACGCCGACCTGCTGGCACCACTGGACCGGGGCAACCGCAACCTTCGGGTGCTGGCGCGACGCTGCGCCATCGCCCTCTGGCGCGGTGAGACCGTGCCGCTCGCCTATCTGGTGCTGCTCACCTCGGTGGCCGAGGTGGTGGATTTCATGGCCGGCGAGCTGTACGAACGGCGGCTGCCCGTGGCCGCCCGCGACCGGCTCACCGCTCTCGGCCGGGAAAGCTCTCGGCTCAAGCTGGCCGAGTCGCTGTCGGCGATCGTCATCCTGGCCCAGGTCAGGTCACTGCTGTGTGACCTGCTGGAACTGACCGGGCTCACCTACGCCGAGGCGCGCGAGGCGATCCCGGAGATGGACTAG
- a CDS encoding IS481 family transposase, protein MSHANAALTPRARLRLAELVVDRGWTFAAAAKMFMVAPRTAKKWADRYRSEGAAGMVDRSSRPHSSPTKTTPDVVRRIVRLRWRHRLGPVQIAGRLGMQASTVHAVLVRCRINRLCHIDRVTGEPLRRYEHPHPGSLIHVDVTKFGNIPDGGGWRYLGKQQGDRNRAATDTQRRRGPVRGPLIGTAYVHTVIDDHSRMAYAEICADEKAATAIEVLHRAAAWFTDHGVTVERVLSDNGSAYRSHAWRDACAELGITHKRTRPYRPQTNGKIERFHRTLADGWAYARFYESTEQRNTALPGWLHFYNHHRAHSAIGGKPPVTRLTNLAGHHN, encoded by the coding sequence GTGTCCCACGCTAACGCTGCCCTCACCCCCCGCGCCCGTTTACGGCTCGCCGAACTCGTCGTCGACCGCGGCTGGACCTTCGCCGCCGCTGCGAAGATGTTCATGGTCGCGCCTCGCACAGCGAAGAAGTGGGCCGACCGCTATCGGAGCGAAGGTGCTGCCGGGATGGTCGACCGCAGCTCGCGGCCACATTCGAGCCCGACAAAGACCACGCCGGACGTGGTCCGGCGGATCGTGCGGCTTCGGTGGCGGCACCGGCTCGGCCCGGTCCAGATCGCCGGCCGGCTTGGGATGCAGGCCTCCACCGTGCACGCCGTACTGGTGCGTTGTCGGATCAACCGGCTCTGCCATATCGACCGGGTCACAGGCGAGCCGCTGCGCCGATACGAACACCCACACCCCGGCTCGCTGATCCACGTCGACGTCACCAAGTTCGGCAACATTCCCGATGGTGGTGGATGGCGCTACCTCGGCAAGCAGCAAGGAGATCGCAACCGCGCTGCAACCGACACCCAGCGGCGAAGAGGCCCAGTGCGTGGCCCGCTGATCGGCACCGCATACGTGCATACCGTCATCGATGACCACTCCCGGATGGCCTACGCCGAGATCTGTGCCGACGAGAAGGCAGCGACGGCGATCGAGGTTCTCCATCGTGCCGCGGCATGGTTCACAGACCACGGTGTCACCGTCGAGCGTGTGCTGTCCGACAACGGATCGGCCTACAGGTCCCACGCCTGGCGCGACGCCTGCGCCGAGCTTGGCATCACCCACAAGCGCACACGTCCCTACCGGCCGCAGACCAACGGAAAGATCGAGCGGTTCCACCGCACACTGGCCGACGGGTGGGCCTACGCCCGGTTCTATGAATCAACCGAGCAACGCAACACCGCCCTGCCCGGCTGGCTCCACTTCTACAATCATCACCGAGCCCACTCCGCCATCGGAGGCAAGCCGCCAGTCACCCGGCTGACCAACCTCGCTGGACATCACAACTAG